The segment CGTTGGCATAGGGCAGGGCGTTGGTGACGAGGATGCGTCGGCTCATGGCGGCTTGCTTGGCTTAAGTGACCACACATTATGGCATGGCCGTCCAAACCCTCCGATCGGCGCATGCCGCAAACAAAAGGCCCGCCAGGTGGCGGGCCTCCGGGTTCCGCGGAAGCGGGAAACGTCAGTTCTGCCGTTCCCACACCTGCGAGCGGCCGATCAGGGCGAAGCCGATGTAGCCGTGCACGTCGAGCTTCTGACCACCGTCGAGCATCTTCAGGCGCACCTTGTAGACCTTGCCGGTCTTCGGGTCGAGGATCTTGCCGCCGTCCCACACGTCGTCGTCCTTGCTGACGCCCCACATGATGTTCATGCCCTCGATCGGCTGGTTGTGCCGATCGCCGTCGCACTTCTTGCAGATCGGCTCGGCGCCGTCACGGGCAATGTCCTCGGGGCTGCGGTTGAGCAGCTTGACGATGCGTGCCTGCAGCTCGCCGTTGTGGTCGGTGATCTCGACGATCGACTTGGCCATGTGGGTCTCGTCGTCGATGGTCTTCCAGGTGCCGACCGGGGTGTCGCTGGCGGCGAAGGCGGAACCGGCGATCAGCAGCAGGCCGGTGGCGAGGGTGAGGCGGGACAGCAGGGTCATGGTTTTCCTCCCGTACGAAAGCGTATGGCGATGAGACTGGCGAGGGCCGGGGGGAGCGTCAAGCTGCAATGCGCAAGAGCCACTCGGGGCCGTCGGGCCATGATCCAGCGCAGCCGGTGACACCGGCATGACTGGCATAATTGCGCTCTTTCCCCCCAAAACAGTCCCCCATGACGCAGGCAAATGAAGCCCTGGTGCGCGAGTTGCTCGCCGCGCTTACCGACCCCCACACGGGCGCCCCCCTGGCCGAATCCGTTCGCGCCATCGGGGTGGACGGCGACCGTGTGTCGGTCGATCTCCAGCTCGGCTATCCCGCGGCCTCGGCGACGGCGGACCTTGCCGCGCAGGCCCGCCGGGCGCTGGAGGCCCACCCGGCGATCGCCGCGGCTGCGGTGTCGGTCGGCAGCCGCGTGCAGGTGCACAAGGTGCAGGGCCAGCTGGCGCCGCTGCCGAACGTGAAGAACATCATCGTGGTCGCTTCCGGCAAGGGCGGCGTGGGCAAGTCCACCGTGTCGGTGAACCTGGCGCTGGCGCTGGCCGCGGAAGGGGCCAAGGTCGGCATTCTCGACGCCGACATCTACGGCCCCAGCCAGCCGCGCATGCTCGGCCTGTCCGGCAAGCCCGAGTCGCCCGACGGCAAGACCATCATTCCGCTCCAGGCGCATGGCCTGCAGGCGATGTCGATCGGCTTCCTGGTCGACGAGGAGACGCCGATGATCTGGCGCGGACCGATGGTTACCCAGGCGATGATGCAGCTGCTCGGCGACTCGCGCTGGGAGCAGCTCGATTACCTGGTGGTCGACCTGCCGCCCGGCACCGGCGACATCCAGCTCACCCTGGCGCAGAAGGTGCCGGTGGCCGGCGCGGTGATCGTCACCACGCCACAGGACATCGCCCTGCTGGACGCGCGCAAGGCGCTGAAGATGTTCGAGAAGGTCGAGGTGCCGGTGCTCGGCGTGGTGGAGAACATGGCCACCCACGTGTGCTCGGCCTGCGGCCACGAGGAGCACATCTTCGGCGCGGGCGGCGGCCAGCGCATGGCCGACCAGTACGGCGTGGCCTACCTCGGTTCGCTGCCGCTGGACATCCGCATCCGCGAGCAGGCCGACGGCGGCACGCCGACCGTGGTGGCGATGCCGGAGTCCGACCTGGCGGCGCGCTATCGCGAGATCGCCCGCAACGCGGCGGGCCGCCTGTCGCGCCAGCCGCGGAACAAGTCGCTGGGCCTGGGCAAGGTGGTGGTGCAGGGCGCGCCGTCGGCATGACGGTCGCCGCACGCCATCGCGTGCTGTGCCTGGCGGGCAGCCTGCGGGCGGTGTCGGCGAACCGGGCGGTGCTTGAGGCCGCACGCGAACTGGCGCCGGCCTCGCTGGAGCTGGTTCTCTACGACGGTCTCGCCGCGCTGCCCTGGTTCAATCCGGATGACGAGCGGGATCCCCTGCCGCCCACCGTGGCGCGCTTGCGTGCTGCCGTCGACGGCAGCGACGCGCTGCTGATTGCCTGTCCGGAATATGCGCACGGCGTGCCCGGCGCCTTCAAGAACCTGCTCGACTGGCTGGTCGGCTGCCCGCGGTTTC is part of the Dyella thiooxydans genome and harbors:
- a CDS encoding NADPH-dependent FMN reductase yields the protein MTVAARHRVLCLAGSLRAVSANRAVLEAARELAPASLELVLYDGLAALPWFNPDDERDPLPPTVARLRAAVDGSDALLIACPEYAHGVPGAFKNLLDWLVGCPRFPGKPVALLNASARGSHHAQDALREILRTMSAELLDAASGTVPLPGAGCDRASVLAQPQPRGELEALLKRLARALGSD
- the apbC gene encoding iron-sulfur cluster carrier protein ApbC — protein: MTQANEALVRELLAALTDPHTGAPLAESVRAIGVDGDRVSVDLQLGYPAASATADLAAQARRALEAHPAIAAAAVSVGSRVQVHKVQGQLAPLPNVKNIIVVASGKGGVGKSTVSVNLALALAAEGAKVGILDADIYGPSQPRMLGLSGKPESPDGKTIIPLQAHGLQAMSIGFLVDEETPMIWRGPMVTQAMMQLLGDSRWEQLDYLVVDLPPGTGDIQLTLAQKVPVAGAVIVTTPQDIALLDARKALKMFEKVEVPVLGVVENMATHVCSACGHEEHIFGAGGGQRMADQYGVAYLGSLPLDIRIREQADGGTPTVVAMPESDLAARYREIARNAAGRLSRQPRNKSLGLGKVVVQGAPSA
- a CDS encoding DUF2147 domain-containing protein, with translation MTLLSRLTLATGLLLIAGSAFAASDTPVGTWKTIDDETHMAKSIVEITDHNGELQARIVKLLNRSPEDIARDGAEPICKKCDGDRHNQPIEGMNIMWGVSKDDDVWDGGKILDPKTGKVYKVRLKMLDGGQKLDVHGYIGFALIGRSQVWERQN